The following DNA comes from Mycobacteroides immunogenum.
CACCAAGGCGAAGGCGACGGCATCGCTGGCCAGGGACACGTTCCGGCCGACGGTGATGGCCGCCGCGGCGCTGCTCGCATGGGACCGCGCGCTCGGCACGGTGCGCACCCGGCGGGACGGCCGGCGCCTGTTTGGTCTGCGTTCTCGACCCTGACCAGGCGCCGCATAGAGGGAGCGACTACCTTCTCTATGAACGTTCTCAACGAGCCGCTCAACCTCAGAAGGGATGCCTGTGGCCGACAACAATGATTTCGCTACTCTCCAGTACCCCGGAGGCGAAACCAAGCTGGACATCGTCCGTGCGACCGAAGGTGCCGACGGTTTCGCGCTGGGCAAGCTGCTGGCTGATACCGGCTACACCACCTTCGACGCGGGCTTCGTCAACACCGCCTCGACGAAGAGCGCCATCACCTACATCGACGGCGACGCGGGCATCCTGCGCTACCGCGGGTACCCGATTGAGCAGCTGGCCGACAAGTCCACCTTCATCGAGGTGAGCTACTTGCTCATCTACGGCGAGCTGCCCACCCCGCAGCAGCTGGCGGACTTCACCACCAAGATCCAGCGCCACACGCTGTTGCACGAGGACCTCAAGCGGTTCTTCGACGGCTTCCCGCGTAACGCGCACCCCATGCCGGTGCTCTCCAGCGCCGCGAACGCGCTGAGCGCGTACTACCAGGACTCGCTGGACCCGCATGACGAGGCGCAGGTCGAGCTGTCTACGATCCGCTTGCTGGCCAAGCTGCCGACGATCGCGGCCTACGCCTACAAGAAGTCGGTCGGGCAGCCGTTCCTGTACCCGGACAACACGCTGAGCCTCGTCGAGAACTTCCTGCGGATGACCTTCGGTCTGCCCGCGGAGCCGTACGAGGTGGACCCGGAGATCGTG
Coding sequences within:
- a CDS encoding citrate synthase, whose amino-acid sequence is MPVADNNDFATLQYPGGETKLDIVRATEGADGFALGKLLADTGYTTFDAGFVNTASTKSAITYIDGDAGILRYRGYPIEQLADKSTFIEVSYLLIYGELPTPQQLADFTTKIQRHTLLHEDLKRFFDGFPRNAHPMPVLSSAANALSAYYQDSLDPHDEAQVELSTIRLLAKLPTIAAYAYKKSVGQPFLYPDNTLSLVENFLRMTFGLPAEPYEVDPEIVRALDMLLILHADHEQNCSTSTVRLVGSSDANLFTSISGGINALWGPLHGGANQAVLEMLERIRAEGGDAHDFVRRVKNREDGVKLMGFGHRVYKNYDPRARIVKEQADKILGKLGGDDQLLDIAKALEEIALTDEFFIERKLYPNVDYYTGVIYRAMGFPTRMFTVLFALGRLPGWIAHWREMHSEPGKIGRPRQIYTGYGERQYP